The following nucleotide sequence is from Melioribacteraceae bacterium.
TTTCAACTCTACCGGTGGCTACTGTACCACGACCAGTAATAGAGAAAACGTCTTCCACTGGCATCAAGAATGGTTTATCAGCGTCACGCTGCGGAATCGGAACATAACTATCTACAGCATCCATTAAATCCCAAATACATTTCAATCTCTCATCAGTATCAGGAGTACCATCATCAGTTGCAGCTTCCAAAGCCCTTAGTGCACTACCTTGAATAATCGGAATTTCATCACCCGGGAATTCATATTCTGTTAACAAATCTCTCAATTCAACTTCAACTAATTCTAATAATTCAGGATCATCTACTAAGTCAACTTTATTCATAAATACAACAATTTTAGGAACACCAACCTGACGAGCAAGTAGAATGTGTTCTCTAGTTTGCGGCATAGGACCGTCAGTTGCAGCAACTACAAGAATCGCACCGTCCATCTGAGCAGCACCGGTGATCATGTTCTTAACGTAGTCAGCGTGACCAGGACAGTCAACGTGAGCATAGTGTCTATTAGCTGTTGAATATTCAACGTGAGCAGTAGCAATAGTGATACCACGTTCTTTTTCTTCAGGAGCATTGTCAATACTATCGAATGTTCTTTTTTCGGATAATCCACGTTTTGACAAAGCCATTGTGATAGCAGCAGTAAGTGTTGTCTTACCGTGGTCAACGTGACCAATAGTACCTATGTTTACGTGAGGTTTACTCCTATCAAATTTTTCTTTTGCCATCGAATTCTCCTTGTTATTTTACTTTTTATTAATGATTTCCAAATTTGTTTAAACTGACTCAGTTTTCTTTGAACCTGTTTTTTCTGAAATTTCATCTGCTATTGATTTTGGAACTTCAGAGTAATGTGAAAATTGCATTGTGTATATTGCTCTACCTTGTGTCATCGATCTTAAAGTAGTTGCATACCCAAACATTTCAGCTAAAGGTACTAATCCCCTAATTACTTGAGCATCCTTTCTAGATGAGAAACCTTCAATTTTTCCTCTTCTACTATTTAAATCACCCATAACATCACCCAAATATTCCTCTGGGGTTGTAACTTCAACTTTCATCATTGGTTCTAACAAAACAGGACCGGCTTTTCTAGCCGCTTCCTTAAATGCCATTGAGCCAGCCACTTTAAATGACATTTCATCCGAATCGACATCGTGATATGAACCATCGTACAACTTAACTTTGATGTCTACAACCGGAAATCCGGCAATAACACCATTTCTCATCGCTTCAATTATACCATTCGATACCGGTTGGATATATTCTTTCGGCACAACACCACCAACTATCGCATTTTCAAATTCATAACCTTTACCAGGTTCGTTCGGACCAACTTCAACCCAAACGTGACCGTATTTACCTCTACCACCACTTTGTTTAACAAACTTACCTTCTTGTTGCACGGTTTTTCTAATAGTTTCCCTGTAAGCAACTTGAGGTTTACCAACGTTTGCTTCTACTTTGAATTCTCTCTTCATTCTATCGACGAGAATTTCTAAATGAAGCTCACCCATACCGCTTATTAAAGTTTGACCTGTTTCATCATCAACTTTAACTTTGAATGTTGGATCTTCATCCGATAATTTGGACAATGCGTCTGATAACTTATCTTGATCAGCTTTAGTTTTAGGTTCGATGGCAATTTGAATAACCGGTTCAGGAAAAACCATTTTTTCTAGAACTATTTGATCTTTTTCGTCGCACAGAGTATCGCCAGTCTTAGTATATTTTAGACCAACTAAAGCTGCAATATCTCCAGCTCTTAAATATTCTCTATCTGTTCTTGAGTTAGCATGCATTTCTAAAATTCTGCCAACTCTTTCTTTCTTATCCGAAACTGAATTATGAACATAAGATCCAGCTTCCAATCTACCGCTATAAACTCTAATAAAAGTAACTTTTCCAACATATGGATCAGTCATAATTTTGAAAGCTAAGGCAGCAAATTTTGCTTTTTCATCAGGTGATACAATAACCTGATCATTTTTATCAACATGATGCGCGTGAATTTCACCAATGTCTATTGGTGAAGGCAAGAACTCGACTACTGCATCAAGTAATTTTTGAACACCTTTGTTCTTAAAAGAAGAACCGCACAGAACTGGAACGATTTTATTTTGAATCGTTGCTTTTCGAAGCACCGTTCTTACTTCATCAACTGAAATTTCTTCGCCTTCTAAATACTTTTCAAGAAGTGTATCATCAACTTCAGAAACTGCCTCAAGCATTAATGTTCGATATTTATTAGCAAGAGCTTTTAGGTCCTGTGGAATTTCTACATCTTCAAATGTAGAACCAAAATTTTCTTCGTGATACATTCTTGCTTTCATCGAAATCAAATCTATCACACCTGCAAACAAATCACCTTCACCAATGGGTAAAGTAATAGGCACCGCATTTGCTTTTAGACGATCTTTCATCATATCGACAGCGTGATAGAAATCTGCGCCTATTCTATCCATTTTATTTACAAAAGCAATCCTTGGAACACCATATTTATCAGCTTGTCTCCATACAGTTTCAGACTGAGGTTCAACACCACCGACAGCACAAAATAAAGCAACCGCACCATCCAAAACTCTTAATGAGCGTTCAACTTCAACCGTAAAATCAACGTGACCGGGAGTATCAATAATATTTATTTGATGATCAGCCCAATGACAAGAAGTAGCTGCACTAGTAATCGTAATACCACGCTCTTTTTCTTGTTCCATCCAATCCATAGTAGCAGCGCCATCATGAACTTCACCCATTCTGTGAAGTCTACCGGTATAGAATAAAATTCTTTCAGTGGTTGTAGTCTTACCGGCATCGATATGCGCCATGATACCGATGTTTCTTAATTTTGTTATATCTACTCTTTTCTCTGCCATTTAAAACTTAATTACCTTTCTACGATTACCACTTAAAGTGAGCGAATGCTTTATTCGCCTCTGCCATTCTGTGTGTATCTTCTTTTTTCTTAACTGCTGAACCTTCACCTTGAGATGCTGCAATTAGTTCCGCAGCTAACTTTAAGGCCATTGATTTATCTTTTCTATCTCTTGAGTAATTTCTAATCCATCTCATTGCGAGCGAAGTTCTTCTTTGAGGTCTAACTTCCATAGGTACTTGATAGGTTGCACCACCAACTCTACGGCTTCTTACTTCTACCATTGGGGCAACATTTTGAATTGCCTTTTGAAAAACTTCTAACGCTGGTTTTTTAGTTTTTTGTTCAATGATCTCAAAACTATCGTAGATCATATTTCTAGTTACAGATTTTTTACCGTCCAACATCATGTAATTAATAAACTTTGAAACCAAAACGTCATTAAATTTTGGATCAGGTTTTACAAATCTTTTTTCTGCTCTTCTTTTTCTCATAGTTCAACTTATTTTGCTTTAGGTTTTTTTGTGCCGTACTTAGAACGACCTTGTTTTCTTTCTTCCACACCACTGGTATCTAACGTACCACGTAAAATATGATAACGAACACCAGGTAAATCTTTTACTCTTCCGCCTCTAATCAAAACGATTGAGTGTTCTTGAAGATTATGACCTTCACCCGGAATGTAAGCTGTAACTTCAATTTGGTTTGTTAATCTAACTCTGGCAACTTTACGTAAAGCCGAATTAGGTTTTTTGGGAGTAGTAGTATAAACTCTGGTGCAAACACCTCTTTTTTGCGGACAATTCTGCAAAGCTGGTGCTTTACTTTTCACCTTAATTTCTTTTCTTCCCTTCCTAATCAACTGACTTATTGTCGGCACTTATTTTCCTCCAAAATTTTAAATCGTTTCCCATAGAAAACAGACTCAAAATTTACCATTATTTTATTTTA
It contains:
- the tuf gene encoding elongation factor Tu, encoding MAKEKFDRSKPHVNIGTIGHVDHGKTTLTAAITMALSKRGLSEKRTFDSIDNAPEEKERGITIATAHVEYSTANRHYAHVDCPGHADYVKNMITGAAQMDGAILVVAATDGPMPQTREHILLARQVGVPKIVVFMNKVDLVDDPELLELVEVELRDLLTEYEFPGDEIPIIQGSALRALEAATDDGTPDTDERLKCIWDLMDAVDSYVPIPQRDADKPFLMPVEDVFSITGRGTVATGRVERGQVKIQEEVELIGLGMHKKTVVTGIEMFRKELDAAMAGDNAGILMRGIDKKEIERGMVLAKTGSITPHTIFEGEVYILSKEEGGRHTPFFQGYRPQFYFRTTDVTGVAELPEGTEMVMPGDNVKLKVTLISEIAMEEGLRFAIREGGRTVGSGVVTKIIQ
- the rpsG gene encoding 30S ribosomal protein S7, with amino-acid sequence MRKRRAEKRFVKPDPKFNDVLVSKFINYMMLDGKKSVTRNMIYDSFEIIEQKTKKPALEVFQKAIQNVAPMVEVRSRRVGGATYQVPMEVRPQRRTSLAMRWIRNYSRDRKDKSMALKLAAELIAASQGEGSAVKKKEDTHRMAEANKAFAHFKW
- the rpsL gene encoding 30S ribosomal protein S12, which encodes MPTISQLIRKGRKEIKVKSKAPALQNCPQKRGVCTRVYTTTPKKPNSALRKVARVRLTNQIEVTAYIPGEGHNLQEHSIVLIRGGRVKDLPGVRYHILRGTLDTSGVEERKQGRSKYGTKKPKAK
- the fusA gene encoding elongation factor G codes for the protein MAEKRVDITKLRNIGIMAHIDAGKTTTTERILFYTGRLHRMGEVHDGAATMDWMEQEKERGITITSAATSCHWADHQINIIDTPGHVDFTVEVERSLRVLDGAVALFCAVGGVEPQSETVWRQADKYGVPRIAFVNKMDRIGADFYHAVDMMKDRLKANAVPITLPIGEGDLFAGVIDLISMKARMYHEENFGSTFEDVEIPQDLKALANKYRTLMLEAVSEVDDTLLEKYLEGEEISVDEVRTVLRKATIQNKIVPVLCGSSFKNKGVQKLLDAVVEFLPSPIDIGEIHAHHVDKNDQVIVSPDEKAKFAALAFKIMTDPYVGKVTFIRVYSGRLEAGSYVHNSVSDKKERVGRILEMHANSRTDREYLRAGDIAALVGLKYTKTGDTLCDEKDQIVLEKMVFPEPVIQIAIEPKTKADQDKLSDALSKLSDEDPTFKVKVDDETGQTLISGMGELHLEILVDRMKREFKVEANVGKPQVAYRETIRKTVQQEGKFVKQSGGRGKYGHVWVEVGPNEPGKGYEFENAIVGGVVPKEYIQPVSNGIIEAMRNGVIAGFPVVDIKVKLYDGSYHDVDSDEMSFKVAGSMAFKEAARKAGPVLLEPMMKVEVTTPEEYLGDVMGDLNSRRGKIEGFSSRKDAQVIRGLVPLAEMFGYATTLRSMTQGRAIYTMQFSHYSEVPKSIADEISEKTGSKKTESV